Proteins from a genomic interval of Undibacterium parvum:
- a CDS encoding DUF2239 family protein, whose protein sequence is MIHITTHSYTSFNGRKRIASGRLTVNALAVKHALASDVPNPLLTFCDQTGQVVDLDLRGSDAEMLARLPPEDGLHETNQSALIESEESGAPRGRGRPKLGVVAREVTLLPRHWDWLAEQPGGASVTLRKLVDEARRTNVDRARQRRANESAYHFMSAMAGDMAGFEEASRALFANDAAKFRQLTEAWPADVRDYVRYLAYELPLTEVLSQAP, encoded by the coding sequence ATGATTCATATCACTACTCATTCCTATACCAGCTTCAACGGTCGCAAGCGAATCGCATCTGGCCGCTTGACGGTCAATGCATTGGCTGTAAAACACGCTCTAGCTTCCGACGTACCCAATCCGCTGCTGACCTTTTGCGACCAGACTGGTCAAGTCGTTGATCTCGATCTTCGAGGAAGCGATGCCGAGATGTTGGCACGCCTGCCTCCAGAAGATGGTCTGCATGAAACAAACCAATCGGCACTGATCGAGTCCGAAGAATCTGGTGCGCCACGTGGTCGTGGCCGGCCGAAGCTTGGGGTGGTCGCACGAGAAGTCACGTTACTGCCGCGCCACTGGGATTGGCTAGCTGAACAACCAGGCGGTGCATCAGTAACTTTGCGCAAACTAGTTGATGAGGCACGCCGTACTAACGTGGACCGAGCCCGGCAACGTCGGGCGAATGAATCTGCTTACCACTTTATGTCCGCCATGGCTGGTGATATGGCTGGCTTTGAAGAGGCCTCGCGTGCGCTGTTCGCCAATGACGCAGCAAAGTTCCGCCAACTGACCGAAGCTTGGCCGGCCGACGTTCGCGATTACGTCAGGTACCTGGCTTATGAATTACCGCTGACAGAAGTGCTGTCGCAGGCACCATGA
- a CDS encoding GIY-YIG nuclease family protein, whose protein sequence is MTQLKKGWMMTNNKTLKREYLETKNRAGVYAIRNQITGRALVAGSTNVQSALNRHQFELRCGHHRNAMLARDWREHGESNFQFEILDLVKPSEDPAFNVAQELEMLVSLWRQEIPCQDELGYDETRRDAR, encoded by the coding sequence ATGACTCAGTTAAAAAAAGGATGGATGATGACAAACAACAAAACACTTAAACGAGAGTATCTGGAAACAAAAAACCGAGCGGGCGTCTATGCGATCCGTAACCAGATCACGGGTCGGGCCTTGGTGGCGGGAAGTACGAACGTCCAGAGCGCACTCAACCGACATCAATTTGAACTGCGGTGTGGCCACCACCGCAATGCGATGCTGGCGCGCGACTGGCGCGAGCACGGAGAGAGCAACTTTCAATTCGAAATACTCGACTTGGTCAAACCCAGCGAAGATCCAGCGTTCAATGTTGCACAAGAATTGGAAATGCTAGTTAGCCTGTGGCGTCAAGAAATTCCTTGTCAAGACGAACTCGGTTACGACGAAACCAGGAGGGATGCGCGATGA
- a CDS encoding MarR family winged helix-turn-helix transcriptional regulator — translation MNTNLDFCLTLHRAHTSLQLKLDDELGIHHGISFDDFALLNLLAQADGGRVSIPELVRPLGQPQSSVLRQLIVLEKIGLVVREGVNGFRQAVLRPAGRARVNAARETADSICTEAVESIAPAAVEMISAVLATLARTPTLALS, via the coding sequence ATGAACACGAATCTCGACTTCTGTTTGACGTTACATCGTGCCCACACGAGCCTGCAACTCAAACTTGACGACGAGTTGGGCATACACCATGGAATCAGTTTCGATGATTTCGCGCTACTGAATTTGCTCGCGCAAGCGGACGGTGGTCGGGTAAGCATTCCGGAACTCGTGCGCCCGCTTGGTCAACCCCAATCATCGGTGCTGCGTCAATTGATCGTGCTCGAAAAGATTGGCCTTGTGGTGCGCGAAGGTGTGAATGGATTTCGCCAGGCTGTGCTTCGCCCAGCCGGGCGTGCGCGGGTGAACGCCGCACGCGAGACTGCCGATAGCATTTGCACTGAAGCCGTCGAATCAATCGCCCCAGCAGCGGTTGAGATGATTTCCGCAGTACTGGCAACGCTTGCACGCACCCCAACCTTAGCACTTTCATGA
- a CDS encoding alpha/beta fold hydrolase — protein MPKIKANGIEIEYDCFGNTDAEAVLLISGLGTQMTRWSETFCQILAEQGYRVIRFDNRDAGLSTHFNSGSIPDLAAIADAVSRNETPNVSYTLFDMANDAIGLLDSLMIKRAHVVGRSMGGMIAQLLASEHAERVLSLVSIMSSTGNRDLPQASPAVMAAMTSPAPHPLKDEQGYLAHCVDFSQVIAGRGYPFDESTQRDQALAEVKRAYNPSGFWRHIAAIAATGDLRLRLANITAPTLVLHGSDDPLVPPEAGKDTAANIQGAELRIVEGMGHDFPPSLFRFLAGVIADNARRARQTF, from the coding sequence ATGCCTAAAATTAAAGCGAACGGAATTGAAATTGAATACGATTGTTTTGGCAATACCGACGCGGAAGCTGTTCTGCTAATTTCCGGTCTGGGTACGCAGATGACTCGCTGGAGCGAAACGTTTTGCCAGATATTGGCAGAACAAGGTTACCGCGTGATTCGTTTTGACAATCGCGACGCAGGCCTTTCAACTCACTTCAATAGCGGGTCGATTCCAGACCTCGCTGCAATTGCCGATGCAGTCTCTCGCAACGAAACGCCCAATGTGTCTTATACGCTGTTCGATATGGCGAACGACGCTATAGGACTTCTCGATTCGTTGATGATCAAACGAGCGCACGTGGTTGGCAGATCAATGGGCGGCATGATTGCACAATTGTTGGCCAGCGAGCATGCTGAACGCGTTCTATCTCTGGTTTCCATTATGTCGAGTACCGGCAATCGTGATCTGCCGCAGGCCAGCCCTGCAGTGATGGCGGCGATGACATCGCCCGCGCCACATCCATTGAAAGACGAACAGGGCTATCTCGCCCATTGCGTTGACTTTTCTCAAGTGATAGCCGGGCGAGGCTATCCTTTTGACGAATCCACTCAACGAGATCAAGCCTTAGCCGAAGTCAAACGAGCCTACAACCCAAGCGGGTTTTGGCGGCATATCGCCGCCATCGCCGCGACCGGTGATTTAAGGTTACGACTAGCTAACATAACTGCTCCAACGCTTGTGTTGCATGGGTCAGACGACCCACTGGTTCCGCCGGAGGCTGGGAAGGACACTGCGGCCAATATCCAAGGCGCTGAACTACGCATCGTCGAGGGGATGGGCCACGATTTTCCACCCTCGCTATTTAGATTTTTGGCCGGAGTTATCGCAGATAACGCACGCCGCGCGCGCCAGACCTTTTAA
- a CDS encoding MFS transporter, whose product MNLTSVEKRNVFLLASMQALFQTASVMVITLSGLVGLNLAADKRLATLPIAMMMVGAAASMIPASMLMQRFSRKNGFLLGTSLGCLAGLTAGAAIWLGHFWLFVFANALMGGYQAFAQYYRFAAADVASADFKSRAISWVIAGGVVAALAGPNIVRVTQGIGSVPFMLSYFALSAVSLIALLLVTRLSLPTFVIAESHGSSRTLLEIMRQPVFLTAMASSSVGYAVMIMVMTATPLAMQICGQPLGAAATVIQWHVLGMFVPSFFTGNLIRRFGVLPIMMLGIALLSGHVAIALTGIEFLHFLSGLTLLGVGWNFLFIGGTTLLTEAYRPAERAKIQATHDFLMFGAVSLASLSAGGLLNNWGWRSLNLATLPFLALVLLMVLGLGALRRKDRLVISAY is encoded by the coding sequence ATGAATCTCACCTCCGTAGAAAAGCGCAATGTCTTCTTACTTGCAAGTATGCAAGCACTGTTTCAAACAGCTTCAGTCATGGTGATCACGCTTTCCGGCTTGGTTGGTTTGAATCTCGCAGCGGACAAACGTTTGGCCACCCTGCCGATTGCCATGATGATGGTAGGAGCAGCGGCCTCCATGATTCCTGCCTCAATGCTGATGCAACGTTTTAGCCGCAAGAATGGTTTTTTGTTAGGCACGTCGTTAGGTTGCCTGGCAGGGCTTACCGCAGGCGCAGCCATCTGGCTTGGTCATTTCTGGCTATTTGTCTTCGCCAACGCATTGATGGGAGGCTATCAAGCTTTTGCACAATACTATCGGTTTGCTGCAGCGGATGTGGCCAGTGCCGATTTCAAAAGCCGGGCTATCTCTTGGGTCATCGCCGGTGGAGTTGTTGCAGCGCTTGCCGGGCCGAATATCGTTAGAGTGACACAGGGAATTGGCTCGGTGCCGTTCATGTTGAGTTATTTCGCGTTATCCGCTGTGAGTTTGATAGCGTTGTTGTTGGTCACACGCCTGAGTTTGCCTACGTTTGTGATTGCTGAAAGCCACGGATCTTCACGAACTCTACTGGAAATAATGCGGCAACCGGTATTTCTGACAGCAATGGCCAGTTCATCGGTTGGATACGCCGTGATGATCATGGTCATGACAGCCACACCATTGGCGATGCAAATTTGTGGTCAGCCTTTGGGCGCTGCAGCCACAGTAATTCAGTGGCACGTGCTAGGCATGTTCGTTCCCTCTTTTTTTACCGGCAATCTGATTCGTCGATTTGGTGTACTGCCAATCATGATGCTGGGCATTGCCTTGTTAAGTGGGCACGTAGCCATTGCATTGACTGGCATTGAATTTCTGCATTTCCTTTCCGGCTTGACCCTGTTGGGTGTGGGGTGGAATTTTTTGTTCATTGGTGGTACCACGCTGCTAACCGAAGCCTACCGCCCAGCCGAACGAGCAAAAATTCAAGCTACGCATGACTTCCTGATGTTCGGGGCGGTAAGCCTTGCCTCTCTTTCTGCAGGAGGGCTGCTAAATAATTGGGGTTGGCGTTCGCTGAACCTGGCGACGCTTCCGTTCCTTGCACTCGTATTGCTGATGGTCTTAGGACTTGGTGCATTACGTCGAAAAGATCGGCTTGTCATTTCAGCTTATTGA
- a CDS encoding FixH family protein encodes MLVDCEVMFHFKATFSINSKLGKYMNKLQQFISSFFILIALNGCAMFTPPSGLDLSMTRPSVQGIYTVSMHPLVDAVEINQMHSWEISIATSKGIPVTGAQINFDGGMPQHLHGFPTHPRVTKELGGGRYRLDGVKFSMTGWWEMKVKIQSEQGNDAVTFNTVISSPTSFHGAVSAK; translated from the coding sequence ATGCTTGTCGATTGTGAAGTCATGTTTCATTTCAAGGCAACTTTTTCGATAAATTCAAAATTAGGGAAATATATGAACAAGCTCCAACAATTCATTTCAAGTTTTTTTATATTGATTGCGTTAAATGGGTGTGCGATGTTTACACCACCCTCTGGCCTCGATCTGAGCATGACACGTCCGAGTGTTCAAGGAATTTATACCGTGTCGATGCACCCTTTGGTGGACGCGGTTGAGATCAATCAAATGCATTCATGGGAAATAAGCATTGCCACTTCAAAAGGCATTCCTGTCACTGGCGCTCAAATAAATTTTGATGGTGGTATGCCACAACATCTGCATGGTTTTCCAACCCATCCCCGCGTGACAAAAGAACTTGGTGGCGGGCGCTATCGTCTCGATGGCGTTAAATTTAGCATGACGGGTTGGTGGGAAATGAAAGTGAAAATTCAATCGGAACAGGGTAACGATGCCGTCACTTTTAATACGGTTATCTCTTCGCCTACTAGTTTTCACGGGGCAGTGAGCGCGAAATGA
- a CDS encoding cytochrome-c peroxidase, with product MKKSIWLQAWSFCMTFMMVGYCVASSDLLTFDMDISSWSSSEMRVLQSLHIDQLPPAPVDRSNAYERIPATADLGKRLFFDARFSANQKISCASCHSPQQQFQDGLALGQGIGKGKRRTMSIVESGRSPWQFWDGRKDSLWAQALGPMEDANEHGGNRLAFANLIRQHYQSDYEKLFGSMPDLKDLPGNASPNGTAEERDTWAKLSEASRQSVSGIFANMGKAIAAYERTLHHAPSRLDNYIAGTLHRDPTAGQILSSSEKRGLRLFIGKGECISCHGGALMTDQHFHNTGVVSRDVKNPDQGRSSAISTVVNDQFNCLGKFSDAGPRDCQELEFIANDDPHMVGAFKTPSLRNVALRPPYMHAGQISTLRDVIHHYADAPSALVGHNERKRIAFSEQEIDDLVSFLGTLSSAGIEN from the coding sequence ATGAAAAAGTCAATCTGGTTACAGGCCTGGTCGTTCTGCATGACGTTCATGATGGTCGGATATTGTGTTGCGAGTAGCGATCTGCTTACATTCGATATGGATATAAGTAGTTGGAGCTCAAGCGAAATGAGAGTCCTGCAATCGTTACATATTGACCAGCTCCCCCCCGCACCTGTCGATCGGTCCAACGCGTATGAGCGAATTCCGGCAACAGCTGATCTGGGGAAACGACTGTTCTTTGATGCGAGATTTAGTGCAAATCAAAAAATCTCGTGCGCCAGTTGCCATTCCCCTCAGCAGCAGTTTCAGGACGGACTTGCTTTGGGTCAGGGTATAGGCAAGGGAAAGCGCCGCACTATGTCCATCGTTGAAAGTGGTCGCAGTCCATGGCAGTTTTGGGATGGTCGAAAAGATAGTCTATGGGCGCAAGCATTAGGACCAATGGAAGACGCCAACGAACATGGCGGCAATCGACTCGCTTTCGCCAACCTGATACGACAGCACTATCAAAGTGACTACGAAAAACTGTTTGGGTCGATGCCGGATCTGAAAGATTTACCTGGCAACGCAAGTCCAAATGGGACTGCCGAAGAACGTGATACATGGGCGAAATTGAGCGAAGCTAGTCGTCAAAGTGTTTCGGGTATCTTTGCAAATATGGGAAAAGCCATCGCTGCCTATGAAAGGACGCTTCATCACGCACCGTCGCGCTTAGATAATTATATTGCTGGCACGTTGCACCGTGACCCTACCGCTGGTCAAATATTAAGTTCATCCGAAAAACGTGGACTACGGTTATTTATTGGAAAAGGTGAATGTATTTCCTGTCATGGTGGTGCACTAATGACAGATCAACATTTTCATAACACAGGCGTTGTGTCACGTGATGTGAAGAACCCTGACCAGGGGAGGTCGTCTGCCATTTCAACCGTTGTGAATGACCAATTCAATTGCCTTGGCAAATTTAGTGACGCTGGACCACGCGATTGTCAGGAGCTGGAATTTATCGCCAATGATGATCCCCACATGGTGGGTGCATTTAAGACCCCAAGTCTTCGCAATGTGGCATTGCGTCCTCCGTATATGCACGCCGGACAGATCAGCACGCTGCGCGATGTCATTCACCATTACGCCGATGCACCGAGTGCACTTGTAGGACACAACGAGCGCAAGCGTATCGCATTTTCAGAGCAGGAAATTGATGATCTCGTGAGTTTTCTTGGGACGCTTTCAAGCGCTGGAATAGAAAACTAA
- a CDS encoding putative bifunctional diguanylate cyclase/phosphodiesterase: MDYQPHSLLCFNDLREPCSQLDCDLVESVRDEYRDVCLRLASKDSLTMLPNRFWLMNYLQKRIKNIYGSNTVMAMLFVDLDEFRNIKYTFGHVFSDELLYQVGSRLSSLLRPGDYVARLSYGEFAFVLNDIAYTEEVRHMAEQVSVSLSMPFVLSGEQRHSMHASIGISMYPQDAEDGETFLKHADIAMYSARASGKEPYFFYQLHMSEAILEKITIEQHMRYALEKKEFILNYQPRVDSQTGQLRGLEALVRWDHPERGLLAPQYFIPIAETSGLIVQLGEYVIELVCQQLAIWKKHALPLCPVSINVSPRQLHRNDLMARILRHASENGIDPALLEIEVTESCIIEDSVTVKQQLEAFSALGMKLLLDDFGTGYSSLTQLQHYAMDLLKVDRAFTANLENGDKSAALVSAIITMAHALGMKVVAEGVETLAQLHLLQALACDEVQGYLISKPVSAEAIAELMCRPTLFSEMMFVEKNLNLKTAFLVL, encoded by the coding sequence ATGGATTATCAGCCACATTCACTGTTATGTTTTAATGACCTACGTGAACCGTGTTCACAGTTAGATTGCGATCTTGTCGAATCTGTGAGAGACGAATATCGAGATGTTTGTTTGCGCTTGGCAAGTAAAGATTCACTTACCATGTTGCCGAATCGATTTTGGTTAATGAATTATTTGCAAAAACGTATCAAGAACATATACGGTAGCAATACGGTAATGGCAATGTTATTTGTCGACTTGGATGAGTTCAGGAATATCAAATATACATTTGGCCATGTCTTTAGTGATGAATTACTTTATCAAGTAGGTTCACGTTTAAGCTCGTTATTAAGACCTGGCGATTATGTAGCTCGTCTCAGTTATGGAGAGTTCGCATTTGTGTTGAATGACATAGCGTACACCGAAGAAGTTCGGCATATGGCGGAACAAGTCTCGGTGTCGTTGAGCATGCCGTTTGTGTTGTCAGGGGAGCAGCGTCATTCCATGCATGCATCGATCGGAATTAGCATGTATCCCCAAGATGCCGAAGATGGCGAAACGTTTCTGAAGCATGCGGATATTGCAATGTACTCTGCGCGAGCTTCTGGAAAAGAACCATACTTTTTTTATCAACTACACATGTCAGAAGCTATCTTGGAAAAGATCACTATCGAACAGCACATGCGGTACGCACTGGAAAAAAAGGAATTCATTTTAAATTATCAGCCACGAGTTGATAGTCAGACAGGGCAACTTCGTGGATTGGAGGCGCTTGTACGATGGGATCATCCGGAACGCGGTTTGTTGGCTCCACAATATTTCATTCCGATTGCCGAGACGTCTGGGTTGATAGTTCAGCTCGGTGAATATGTTATCGAGCTCGTATGTCAACAGCTTGCAATATGGAAGAAACATGCTTTACCCCTATGCCCGGTGTCGATCAATGTGTCACCACGCCAACTCCATCGTAATGATCTGATGGCGAGGATATTACGTCACGCTAGCGAGAATGGGATCGACCCAGCCTTGTTAGAAATTGAAGTGACGGAATCATGCATCATAGAAGACAGCGTCACAGTGAAGCAGCAATTGGAGGCATTCTCAGCACTTGGAATGAAGTTGTTGCTTGACGATTTTGGCACCGGGTATTCCTCTTTAACCCAACTGCAACACTATGCGATGGATTTGTTAAAGGTGGATAGAGCATTTACTGCAAATTTAGAAAATGGAGATAAAAGCGCAGCTTTAGTATCCGCGATTATTACGATGGCGCATGCACTCGGTATGAAGGTCGTTGCTGAAGGTGTTGAAACATTGGCGCAATTACATCTGCTACAAGCGCTCGCCTGTGATGAGGTCCAAGGATATTTAATTTCGAAACCTGTGTCTGCAGAGGCCATAGCCGAACTTATGTGTAGACCGACGCTGTTTAGTGAAATGATGTTTGTTGAGAAAAATCTGAATCTCAAAACAGCTTTCCTTGTCCTTTGA
- a CDS encoding flavin-containing monooxygenase encodes MDELSENIDVLVIGAGQAGLALGYYLRQTKYSFILTEQNGRIGDSWRNRYDSLVLFTSRRFCALPGLTVHGNPDSYPSKDDIAKYLETYSQHFKLPVQTNVEVQSLERTVDGNFKAVTACGATIYARSVVLATGAFQVPIVPSVADGFSSEIIQFTAETYRSPSQVPKGRVVVVGDGSTGRQIAAELSRTCQVIIATGHSRPVLPSNVFGKDIFWWLDLFGIIRAASDSFLGRKMKRTDSFPGTHLRLSALKKQGIQLVGRLTEARGMKAIFSSGQDLDIDCVVWATGYRDRTDWVAIPKAKNSNGLFLQKNGISPITGMYFIGRSWQSSRGSALLLGVGRDAENIVEHLSNCLNMKLKN; translated from the coding sequence ATGGACGAGCTATCTGAAAATATCGACGTTTTAGTGATTGGCGCGGGGCAAGCGGGACTTGCATTGGGCTACTATCTTCGACAGACTAAGTATTCCTTCATTCTTACCGAACAAAATGGAAGGATTGGAGATAGCTGGCGCAATCGATACGACTCTTTGGTTTTGTTTACGTCTCGTCGATTTTGTGCTTTACCTGGATTGACAGTACATGGCAATCCCGATTCCTATCCAAGCAAAGATGATATCGCTAAATATCTGGAAACATATAGCCAACATTTCAAGCTGCCTGTTCAGACCAATGTGGAAGTTCAATCGCTGGAGAGAACGGTCGATGGAAACTTCAAGGCTGTTACAGCATGTGGTGCAACGATTTATGCTCGGTCGGTAGTATTGGCGACGGGTGCTTTTCAAGTGCCGATAGTTCCTTCTGTCGCAGACGGTTTCTCCAGCGAAATAATACAATTTACAGCCGAGACCTACCGCTCACCGTCGCAAGTCCCTAAAGGTCGTGTCGTCGTTGTCGGTGATGGTTCGACTGGACGACAAATTGCAGCTGAGCTCTCTCGTACTTGCCAAGTAATAATAGCGACAGGTCATTCTCGTCCAGTTCTACCTAGCAATGTATTCGGAAAGGATATTTTCTGGTGGCTAGATTTATTTGGCATTATTCGAGCCGCATCAGACAGTTTTTTAGGGCGAAAAATGAAACGAACTGATTCATTTCCAGGGACGCATTTAAGATTGTCGGCATTGAAAAAACAAGGCATACAATTGGTGGGAAGATTGACTGAGGCTCGCGGAATGAAAGCTATATTTTCGTCGGGGCAGGACTTAGATATTGACTGTGTTGTATGGGCAACCGGGTACCGAGATCGTACCGATTGGGTGGCGATCCCTAAAGCGAAAAATTCTAATGGTCTTTTCCTCCAGAAAAATGGCATTTCGCCAATCACTGGTATGTACTTTATTGGTAGAAGTTGGCAATCGTCACGTGGCTCGGCATTGCTGCTTGGCGTTGGCCGAGATGCCGAGAATATTGTTGAACATCTGTCTAACTGTTTAAATATGAAACTGAAAAATTAA